The Anopheles coluzzii chromosome 2, AcolN3, whole genome shotgun sequence genome window below encodes:
- the LOC120950747 gene encoding GPI ethanolamine phosphate transferase 1: MKLLLLAVVIHVLFLLSIFYIHFQSPILKGLPDGAEHDNPPADRLVLFVGDGLRAESFLRHDLNRTHFLRNTLLREGVFGISNTRVPTESRPGHAALLAGVYEDPSAVFRGWKENPVEFDSVLNRSSVSYCWGSPDIVHMFSRGATPGRVHVAAYDSNDESFAQSANTSLLDIWVFDRVREFLAGEQQTKGGVLSQKKVVLFLHLLGLDTAGHVHKPHSELFTENLITVDKGIESIVRLIERATKNDGRTAYIFTSDHGMTDQGSHGAGHPHETETPFLAWGAGFKHWKEASDDYSNALELDGKSIPVHHLNQADAAPLMAAVLGIAVPKNSLGKLPRSLLNVSEEYAAWAMRNNAVQLLSQYHHWQRESEGKMLQWLVSTKQTSLKVLIEALQSEIADADYRKDYTEVQSLTKMLIDTALNAIEYFQTYYKPHLYIALTLTMLGWLLLLAKETCTPTNTRIFALNRAVALTAVVVALTVTIFNIAQNTPTVVVLYFVLPVVLWGYIGAHWRQYAPLLQGKAAMYSAGFIIAAEAMVWAFMDRRLLAPLLWVHCLLVVKPLLDRKPSAANNRSMVRHWIAFNLLLSGFFLLPTIGRDSSNVYLLCISIIAWTAVNTMIVHRSKHTSLLKSIAVLVQLLQAANLLYLIFLIQASANVPQWSRSLCWVFSGLGLLAPYSTSTSVSDRMLALFSGLSGPYMMLSLSYEPLFLLCFCYTLYLWLNVENCMRNKRIALDSFHFGSSIQAEGSIDFKNTRLTFGFMLFLLVSFFGTGNLATVSSFDPNWVRCFVTTFSPFTMMALIVFKLLVPVLLLICVLKAMVIISSVPKTKMFTLTLMVCDWMCMNFFFLVKNKGSWMEIGSSISHFVILECTTIVVIMMYELARFVTDVTLTTSTPRTRPAQAYVISSQCLPYTNKERVE; this comes from the exons ATGAAACTACTCTTGCTGGCAGTGGTGATTCATGTTCTGTTCCTTCTATCCATTTTCTACATCCACTTTCAATCGCCCATACTGAAGGGGCTACCGGATGGTGCGGAACACGATAATCCACCAGCGGATAG GCTGGTGCTATTCGTGGGTGATGGTTTGAGAGCGGAATCGTTTCTACGGCACGATCTCAACCGAACCCACTTTTTGCGGAACACACTTCTCCGGGAGGGCGTGTTTGGAATATCGAACACAAGAGTTCCGACTGAATCACGCCCCGGCCATGCCGCATTACTGGCAG GCGTCTATGAAGACCCAAGCGCAGTGTTCCGGGGATGGAAAGAGAACCCGGTTGAGTTCGATTCTGTGCTGAACCGCTCTAGTGTGAGCTACTGCTGGGGCAGTCCAGATATAGTGCACATGTTTTCGCGCGGTGCCACCCCTGGAAGGGTTCACGTGGCTGCGTACGATAGCAACGATGAAAGTTTCGCACAATCGGCCAACACCTCGCTGCTAGACATATGGGTGTTTGACCGGGTACGAGAGTTTCTGGCTGGTGAGCAACAAACGAAGGGTGGAGTTTTATCGCAAAAGAAAGTTGTACTCTTTCTACATTTACTCGGACTGGACACGGCGGGCCACGTTCACAAGCCACACTCAGA ATTATTTACAGAAAATCTTATTACCGTCGACAAAGGCATTGAATCCATCGTGAGGCTGATAGAGCGCGCGACCAAGAACGATGGTCGGACTGCGTACATCTTCACATCTGACCACGGTATGACCGATCAAGGGTCACACGGTGCAGGGCATCCACACGAAACGGAAACACCATTTCTAGCTTGGGGTGCAGGTTTTAAGCATTGGAAGGAGGCGAGCGATGATTATAG CAATGCGTTAGAGTTGGACGGGAAGAGCATCCCTGTACATCACCTTAACCAAGCGGATGCAGCACCACTGATGGCGGCAGTGCTTGGCATTGCGGTACCAAAGAATAGTTTAGGAAAGCTTCCACGCTCATTGCTGAACGTATCCGAG GAATACGCAGCATGGGCAATGCGTAATAATGCGGTGCAGCTACTATCCCAATACCATCACTGGCAGCGGGAATCCGAGGGCAAAATGCTGCAATGGTTGGTGAGCACAAAGCAGACCAGCTTGAAGGTGTTGATCGAAGCGCTGCAGTCCGAGATTGCCGATGCAGATTACCGGAAAGATTACACCGAAGTG CAATCTCTAACAAAAATGCTCATCGATACGGCGTTAAATGCTATCGAATATTTTCAAACCTACTACAAACCGCATCTGTACATCGCGCTCACACTGACCATGTTAGgttggttgctgttgcttgccAAGGAAACGTGTACACCGACTAACACCCGAATATTTGCCCTCAATCGAGCGGTTGCATTAACGGCAGTGGTCGTTGCGCTAACTGTTACGATTTTTAATATAG CACAAAACACTCCGACCGTTGTTGTGTTATACTTTGTGCTTCCCGTCGTACTTTGGGGCTACATCGGAGCCCACTGGCGCCAGTACGCACCACTGCTGCAGGGGAAAGCAGCGATGTACTCGGCTGGTTTTATCATCGCCGCAGAAGCAATG GTATGGGCGTTTATGGATCGTAGATTGTTAGCACCTTTGCTGTGGGTGCATTGTTTGCTGGTGGTAAAACCACTCCTTGATAGGAAGCCATCGGCTGCAAACAATCGCTCGATGGTACGACATTGGATAGCGTTCAATCTGCTTCTGTCCGGATTTTTCTTACTCCCAACCATTGGACGAGACAGCTCTAATGTGTATCTGCT GTGCATATCGATCATCGCATGGACGGCTGTTAATACGATGATTGTACATCGTTCGAAGCATACTTCCTTGTTGAAAAGTATTGCTGTGCTGGTGCAACTACTCCAAGCAGCGAATTTGCTGTACCTGATTTTTCTCATCCAAGCATCAGCAAATGTACCGCAGTGGAGCAGATCGCTGTGTTGGGTGTTTTCAG GACTTGGTTTGTTGGCTCCCTACTCGACGAGTACCTCCGTGTCGGATCGTATGCTGGCATTGTTCAGCGGTCTGAGCGGCCCTTACATGATGTTGTCGCTCTCCTACGAGCCCTTGTTCCTGCTGTGTTTCTGCTATACGCTCTATCTTTGGCTTAATGTGGAGAACTGTATGCGTAACAAAAGAATTGCG CTGGATAGTTTCCATTTTGGCTCGTCCATTCAGGCAGAGGGAAGCATCGATTTTAAAAATACACGCCTTACGTTTGGATTC ATGCTATTTCTGCTTGTATCCTTTTTTGGGACGGGCAATTTGGCCACCGTAAGCTCGTTCGATCCCAACTGGGTCCGATGCTTCGTTACGACGTTCTCACCCTTCACCATGATGGCATTGATTGTGTTCAAACTATTAGTACCAGTTCTGCTGCTTATCTGCGTTTTGAAAGCGATGGTCATCATCAGCTCG gtaccCAAGACGAAAATGTTCACCCTCACACTGATGGTGTGCGATTGGATGTGTATGAACTTCTTCTTCCTCGTCAAAAACAAAGGCTCGTGGATGGAAATTGGCTCCTCCATATCACACTTCGTCATCCTGGAGTGTACCACGATCGTGGTAATCATGATGTACGAACTGGCCCGCTTCGTAACGGATGTAACGCTCACTACGAGCACTCCTCGGACGCGGCCAGCCCAAGCATATGTGATCTCCTCACAGTGCCTTCCGTACACCAATAAAGAAAGGGTTGAGTAG
- the LOC120950748 gene encoding zinc finger protein 717-like, giving the protein MEGEVILPAACRCCLLEDKDMVYVFDILDEFEMKISDLISRNGAIEIQERDAFSKHICGNCLNDLAIAERFVLRCRKTNDLLMNLITSDAQEDADALVVRDDTLSETYPEDDVSYVVEASEGQAALYEEITLAEVQSIDSSEHYDEEPPKVFVTQKAGSSQIAGDTLLQLQHQSTVPVEQSMEETVQVQLDYEHETMSTFDTIITDDTIALSDGLYDDILEDGSLKQEDEELYHLMDQANRDDGVDARQSDSGASTRTFDFKYSCDHCGASFVTLKHYARHLQLHNILACEKCLEMFKSEDVLKSHEKLCLRDAKHPSEGETSKRTPTLTTDPASGVAPQQKKSLVCSYCNKRWISQSALTIHLRTHTGERPFGCRFCDKRFKTASAMDLHERRHSGMKPYACSVCDKRFTEGSNLKVHMLQHTNEKSHVCTVCNRAFGRVFLLQLHMRTHTGEKPYVCEVCGRKFTQQCDLTAHRRIHSGDRPYACNLCGKSFIKSSALGTHRRSHQKHLLKSADEQDIDYT; this is encoded by the exons ATGGAAGGAGAAGTGATATTACCTGCCGCCTGTCgctgctgcctgctggaaGACAAGGATATGGTCTATGTGTTCGACATTTTGGatgaatttgaaatgaaaatcagCGATCTAATCAGTCGAAATGGAGCAATAGAG ATACAAGAACGTGACGCCTTTTCCAAGCACATTTGTGGCAACTGTCTAAACGATCTGGCAATAGCTGAGCGTTTTGTGTTGCGCTGCCGCAAAACCAACGATCTGCTGATGAATCTTATCACAAGCGATGCACAGGAAGATGCGGACGCGCTGGTGGTAAGGGATGACACACTTTCCGAGACGTACCCGGAGGATGATGTATCTTACGTGGTTGAGGCATCCGAAGGCCAAGCAGCTTTGTATGAAGAAATCACCTTGGCGGAAGTGCAGTCCATCGACAGTTCCGAACACTACGACGAGGAACCACCGAAAGTATTTGTGACGCAAAAAGCCGGTAGTTCACAAATAGCCGGTGATACGTTGTTACAGCTGCAACATCAATCAACCGTTCCTGTGGAGCAGTCTATGGAAGAGACGGTACAAGTGCAGCTGGATTATGAGCATGAAACGATGAGCACGTTTGATACGATCATTACCGACGACACAATCGCGCTTTCCGATGGACTGTATGATGACATATTAGAGGATGGGTCTTTGAAACAGGAGGACGAGGAACTGTACCATCTAATGGACCAAGCAAATAGGGACGATGGTGTGGATGCGCGGCAAAGTGATAGTGGTGCCAGTACGAGGACGTTCGATTTTAAGTACAGTTGCGATCATTGCGGTGCCAGTTTTGTTACTTTGAAGCATTACGCGCGTCACTTGCAATTGCACAATATTTTAGCGTGTGAAAAATGTTTAGAAATGTTTAAAAG TGAAGATGTACTAAAATCCCACGAGAAATTGTGTTTACGGGATGCCAAACATCCCTCAGAAGGTGAAACTAGCAAACGAACGCCGACATTGACGACGGACCCTGCGTCCGGTGTGGCGCCACAGCAGAAAAAATCCCTCGTCTGCTCGTACTGCAACAAACGGTGGATCTCGCAATCCGCTCTGACGATACATCTGCGCACGCACACCGGCGAACGCCCGTTCGGCTGTCGGTTCTGTGATAAGCGGTTCAAAACTGCATCAGCCATGGATCTGCACGAACGTCGCCACTCCGGTATGAAGCCGTACGCTTGTTCCGTGTGCGACAAACGCTTTACCGAGGGTAGCAACCTGAAGGTGCACATGTTGCAGCACACGAACGAAAAATCCCACGTCTGCACAGTATGCAATCGTGCGTTCGGGCGCGTCTTTCTACTCCAGCTGCACATGCGAACGCACACGGGCGAGAAACCGTACGTGTGTGAGGTGTGTGGCCGAAAGTTTACACAGCAATGCGATCTAACAGCACACCGGCGCATTCACAGTGGCGACCGACCGTACGCTTGCAACCTTTGCGGGAAAAGCTTCATCAAGAGTAGCGCGCTGGGAACGCATCGTAGAAGCCATCAGAAACATTTGCTGAAAAGTGCAGATGAGCAGGACATAGACTACACGTAA
- the LOC120951584 gene encoding uncharacterized protein LOC120951584, with protein sequence MEDSRYLPNQSELNAVQDDELRQELLKYYRSSLIIGLLKQSDAPISIESRALLSVYKHEGELPLGLDHIRNVDISYHERMAIGKYIESKITEQVRPFVEKAKRYCGGNLEELSASQFQEQYRNLQLDRERQELTEKLAQLKARKLQLMKACADIRTGPFQRNNVELKHAEARSMQTKTELLQKLVANEILNCTPHAVKAVNEVTANINTLLGNGE encoded by the exons ATGGAAGATTCTCGTTACCTACCGAATCAAAGCGAACTGAACGCGGTGCAAGATGACGAGCTACGCCAGGAACTGCTAAAGTACTACCGAAGTTCGCTTATCATTGGCTTGCTCAAGCAATCCGACGCTCCCATATCAATAGAGAGCCGGGCGCTACTGTCCGTGTACAAACATGAAGGTGAACTGCCTTTGG GACTGGATCACATACGCAACGTGGACATAAGCTACCATGAACGGATGGCGATCGGCAAGTACATCGAAAGCAAGATCACCGAGCAAGTGCGACCGTTTGTGGAGAAAGCAAAACGGTACTGCGGTGGCAATCTAGAGGAGCTGTCCGCTTCCCAATTTCAGGAGCAGTACCGCAATCTGCAGCTCGATCGTGAACGTCAAGAATTGACGGAAAAGCTAGCACAGCTTAAAGCACGCAAATTGCAACTAATGAAAGCGTGTGCTGACATTCGTACCGGACCGTTCCAGCGGAACAACGTCGAACTGAAGCATGCCGAGGCGCGTTCTATGCAAACGAAAACTGA ATTGCTGCAAAAACTAGTCGCAAATGAAATACTCAACTGTACGCCGCATGCGGTCAAAGCGGTTAACGAGGTGACGGCCAACATCAACACTCTGCTAGGAAATGGTGAATGA